A genomic stretch from Eriocheir sinensis breed Jianghai 21 chromosome 31, ASM2467909v1, whole genome shotgun sequence includes:
- the LOC127005919 gene encoding general transcription factor II-I repeat domain-containing protein 2-like: MATKKRKVDAECRAFNEEWGVKYFFVESSKDQKATCVVCSESIAVLKEYNLRRHYETKHLSTYSKFSGKLRSEKYESMKRGLETQRNLFKRKFTENESVTHTSYKIVHKMAERGKPFTDGNFIKECMMEAANDLCPEKANLFGGISLSASTVVRRTEELGENIVLQIREKARNFLWYSLALDESTDLSSTSQLLVFIRGVNLDFQITEELASVCSMHGTTTGKDIFTEVQKTLQDYNLQWNQLRGVTVDGGKNMAGVRKGLVGQIRTHLEDLQIPGALFIHCIIHQQALCGKALDISCVLKPVVSAVNFIRGHALNHRQFQAFLEEIDSDFCDLPYHTAVRWLSCGKVLFRFFKLRNEIDVFLTEKDRADPQLSDPTWLSKLSFLVDITSHMNELNLKLQGKDNLVCDLYRIIKGFRRKLSLFEAQLEGENFSHFHCFKEFCATVAEDVNLDFPKRLFVT, encoded by the coding sequence ATGGCtactaagaaaagaaaagtggacgCCGAGTGTCGTGCTTTCAATGAAGAATGGGGAGTAAAGTACTTCTTTGTGGAAAGTTCGAAGGACCAGAAAGCTACTTGCGTGGTATGCAGCGAAAGTATTGCCGTTCTGAAAGAGTACAATCTTCGGCGTCACTATGAAACAAAACATCTATCAACATATTCAAAGTTTTCTGGAAAGTTACGCTCTGAGAAATATGAGTCCATGAAACGTGGTTTAGAAACTCAAAGAAATCTCTTCAAGAGAAAGTTTACTGAAAATGAATCTGTCACTCATACAAGTTACAAAATAGTGCATAAGATGGCAGAGCGAGGAAAACCGTTTACTGATGGCAACTTCATCAAAGAGTGCATGATGGAAGCAGCAAATGACTTGTGTCCTGAGAAAGCCAATTTGTTTGGAGGTATCAGCCTTTCGGCAAGTACAGTTGTGCGGAGAACAGAAGAACTTGGAGAGAACATAGTGCTACAGATACGCGAGAAAGCTAGGAACTTCTTGTGGTATTCTCTTGCGCTGGATGAGTCTACTGATCTCTCGAGTACGTCACAACTTCTCGTGTTCATTCGTGGTGTCAATTTAGACTTTCAGATAACGGAAGAGTTGGCATCCGTTTGTAGCATGCATGGAACAACAACTGGAAAAGACATTTTCACGGAAGTGCAGAAAACTTTGCAAGACTATAACCTTCAGTGGAATCAGCTTCGAGGTGTTACAGTTGATGGAGGAAAAAACATGGCTGGAGTGAGGAAGGGTCTGGTGGGGCAGATCAGGACTCATTTGGAAGATTTGCAAATTCCGGGCGCTCTGTTCATACACTGCATCATACATCAGCAAGCACTCTGTGGGAAAGCCTTAGATATTTCTTGTGTACTGAAACCAGTCGTTTCTGCTGTGAACTTCATTCGGGGACATGCACTCAATCACCGTCAGTTCCAGGCTTTTCTTGAAGAAATTGATTCTGATTTCTGTGACTTGCCTTATCACACAGCAGTGAGGTGGCTCAGCTGCGGTAAAGTCTTGTTTCGTTTTTTTAAGCTCCGAAACGAAATAGATGTTTTTCTCACTGAAAAAGATAGAGCTGATCCACAGCTGTCAGATCCTACCTGGCTGTCAAAGTTGTCATTTTTGGTCGACATCACATCCCATATGAATGAACTGAACCTGAAACTTCAGGGAAAAGATAACCTTGTCTGTGATCTCTACAGAATCATCAAAGGATTTCGGAGAAAGCTGTCATTGTTTGAAGCACAACTGGAAGGAGAAAACTTCTCTCATTTTCACTGTTTCAAAGAGTTTTGTGCTACAGTCGCTGAAGATGTCAACCTCGATTTTCCGAAAAGATTATTCGTGACTTGA